A region of Rhodoferax potami DNA encodes the following proteins:
- the acs gene encoding acetate--CoA ligase: MSASSSAIESMLVENRVFPPSEATVKAARISGMEGYNALCAEAEKDFEGFWARLAKENVVWNKPFTRTLDESNAPFYKWFDDGELNASANCLDKHIGTPTENKVAVIFEADDGTVTKTTYKELLARVSQFANALKADGIQKGDRVLVYMPMTLEGVIAMQACARIGATHSVVFGGFSAKALQERIIDAGAVAVITSNYQMRGGKELPLKSIVDEGIAMGGCESIKNVYVYQRTKTACNMVAGRDKTFDVALAGKSTDCAPVPVGAEHPLFILYTSGSTGKPKGVQHSTGGYLLWAKLTMDWTFDLKPEDVFWCTADIGWITGHTYVAYGPLAAGATQIIFEGVPTFPNAGRFWQMIERHKCTIFYTAPTAIRSLIKAAESDASVHPDRSDLSSLRILGSVGEPINPEAWMWYYKNVGHEKCPIVDTFWQTETGGHMMTPLPGATPLVPGSCTLPLPGIMAAIVDEVGNDIANGTGGILVVKRPWPSMIRTIWNDPERFKKAYFPEEMGGKLYLAGDGAVRSADRGYFRITGRIDDVLNVSGHRMGTMEIESALVSKSDLVAEAAVVGRPDDLTGEAICAFVVLKRARPSGDEAKAIAKELRDWVAKEIGPIAKPKDIRFGENLPKTRSGKIMRRLLRSLAKGESITQDTSTLENPAILDQLGQAY, translated from the coding sequence GTGAGCGCATCATCTTCTGCTATCGAGTCCATGTTGGTTGAAAACCGGGTGTTCCCACCCAGTGAAGCCACGGTCAAAGCGGCCCGCATCTCCGGCATGGAGGGCTACAACGCCCTTTGCGCCGAAGCCGAGAAAGATTTCGAAGGTTTCTGGGCCCGCTTGGCCAAGGAAAACGTGGTGTGGAACAAGCCTTTCACCCGCACTTTGGATGAGTCCAACGCACCGTTTTACAAATGGTTTGATGACGGCGAGTTGAATGCGTCCGCGAACTGCCTGGACAAGCACATCGGCACCCCCACCGAAAACAAAGTAGCGGTCATTTTTGAGGCCGATGACGGTACTGTCACCAAAACCACCTACAAAGAGCTGCTGGCACGGGTCAGCCAGTTTGCCAACGCACTCAAGGCAGACGGCATCCAAAAGGGCGACCGTGTGTTGGTGTACATGCCTATGACACTGGAAGGCGTGATTGCAATGCAGGCCTGCGCCCGTATCGGCGCAACCCACAGCGTGGTGTTCGGCGGCTTCTCGGCCAAGGCCTTGCAAGAGCGCATCATTGACGCAGGCGCGGTGGCGGTGATCACCAGCAACTACCAGATGCGCGGCGGCAAAGAGTTGCCCTTGAAGTCCATTGTGGACGAGGGCATTGCCATGGGTGGCTGCGAGTCCATCAAGAATGTGTACGTGTACCAGCGCACCAAAACGGCCTGCAACATGGTGGCAGGGCGCGACAAAACGTTTGATGTAGCACTTGCCGGCAAAAGCACCGACTGTGCACCGGTACCCGTGGGCGCTGAGCACCCCTTGTTCATCCTCTACACCTCGGGTTCTACCGGCAAGCCCAAGGGCGTGCAGCATTCCACAGGTGGCTATTTGCTGTGGGCCAAGCTCACCATGGATTGGACCTTTGACTTGAAGCCTGAGGATGTGTTCTGGTGCACGGCTGATATCGGCTGGATCACGGGCCACACCTATGTGGCCTACGGCCCCTTGGCTGCTGGCGCTACCCAGATCATTTTTGAGGGTGTGCCCACTTTCCCGAACGCCGGCCGCTTCTGGCAAATGATCGAGCGCCACAAGTGCACCATCTTCTACACGGCGCCGACTGCGATCCGTTCGCTGATCAAGGCGGCTGAGAGCGATGCCTCTGTGCACCCCGACCGCTCCGACTTGTCAAGCCTGCGCATCCTCGGTTCGGTGGGTGAGCCCATCAACCCCGAAGCTTGGATGTGGTACTACAAAAACGTCGGCCACGAGAAATGCCCCATCGTGGACACCTTCTGGCAAACCGAAACCGGTGGCCACATGATGACCCCGCTGCCCGGCGCCACACCGTTGGTGCCCGGTAGCTGCACACTGCCCCTGCCTGGAATCATGGCCGCCATCGTGGATGAAGTTGGCAATGACATTGCCAATGGAACCGGTGGTATCTTGGTCGTCAAGCGCCCGTGGCCCTCCATGATCCGCACCATCTGGAATGACCCCGAGCGCTTCAAAAAGGCCTATTTCCCCGAGGAAATGGGTGGCAAGCTGTACCTTGCCGGTGACGGTGCGGTGCGCAGTGCAGACCGTGGCTATTTCCGTATCACTGGCCGCATTGATGACGTGCTCAACGTGTCCGGCCACCGCATGGGAACCATGGAAATTGAGTCCGCGCTCGTGTCCAAGTCCGATCTGGTCGCAGAAGCTGCGGTGGTCGGCCGGCCCGATGATTTGACGGGCGAGGCGATTTGCGCTTTTGTGGTGCTTAAGCGGGCCCGCCCCAGCGGCGACGAAGCCAAAGCGATTGCCAAAGAACTGCGCGACTGGGTTGCCAAAGAAATCGGACCTATCGCCAAGCCCAAGGACATCCGCTTTGGTGAAAACCTGCCCAAGACCCGTTCCGGCAAGATCATGCGCCGCTTGCTGCGCTCCTTGGCCAAGGGAGAGTCCATTACCCAGGACACCAGCACCCTGGAGAATCCAGCCATCTTGGACCAACTGGGACAGGCTTACTAA
- a CDS encoding c-type cytochrome, whose product MNHFLSRSWVLSVVLLSPLAWADQGLAKSKNCMTCHMMDKKVLGPAFKDVATKYKGDKTAADRLATKIMKGGSGAWGTAYMPANSQVSEAEAKKLAAWVLSLN is encoded by the coding sequence ATGAATCATTTTCTATCGCGTAGTTGGGTGCTCTCCGTGGTGTTGCTCAGCCCCCTCGCTTGGGCGGATCAGGGCTTGGCCAAGTCCAAAAACTGCATGACCTGCCACATGATGGACAAAAAAGTGCTCGGCCCTGCGTTCAAAGACGTGGCCACCAAGTACAAGGGGGACAAGACCGCCGCAGACCGGCTTGCCACCAAGATCATGAAAGGTGGTAGCGGCGCCTGGGGCACCGCTTACATGCCAGCGAATTCGCAGGTCAGTGAGGCCGAGGCCAAGAAATTGGCGGCTTGGGTTCTCTCGCTGAACTAA
- a CDS encoding TIGR04438 family Trp-rich protein, with protein MYFLGLGLILLAMKYLLIEPVAAWAWWQVLVPFALAIAWWAWADSSGYTKRKAMDKENARKQARIDRQREAMGLQGSKKRR; from the coding sequence ATGTATTTTCTGGGTTTGGGTTTGATTCTGCTGGCCATGAAATACCTGCTGATCGAGCCGGTAGCCGCGTGGGCTTGGTGGCAGGTTCTGGTGCCCTTTGCACTGGCAATTGCCTGGTGGGCGTGGGCGGACAGTTCCGGTTACACCAAACGCAAGGCCATGGACAAGGAAAATGCCCGCAAACAGGCCCGCATAGACCGCCAGCGGGAAGCCATGGGGCTGCAGGGGTCTAAAAAACGTCGTTGA
- the ilvD gene encoding dihydroxy-acid dehydratase — protein sequence MPAYRSKTSTAGRNMAGARSLWRATGMKDADFSKPIIAVVNSFTQFVPGHVHLKDLGQLVAREIEAAGGVAKEFNTIAVDDGIAMGHDGMLYSLPSRDIIADSVEYMVNAHCADAMVCISNCDKITPGMLMAAMRLNIPVVFVSGGPMEAGKVKLLNPTTQKIEFRKLDLVDAMVMAADNKVSDADVAEVERSACPTCGSCSGMFTANSMNCLTEALGLSLPGNGTVLATHADREQLFKRAGHLVVELCKRYYEEEDSSILPRSMGFKAFENAMALDIAMGGSTNTILHILAIAQEAEIDFTMADIDRMSKIVPQLCKVAPNTDKYHIEDVHRAGGIMGILGELDRAGRLHTDLATVHSKTMKDALDQWDIARNPSDAVKTFYKAGPGGIPTQVAFSQAARWPSLDTDRAAGCIRSVEHAFSKEGGLAVLVGNIALNGCVVKTAGVDDSLLVFEGPAHVVESQDEAVANILADKVVAGDVVIVRYEGPKGGPGMQEMLYPTSYIKSKGLGKACALLTDGRFSGGTSGLSIGHASPEAAAGGAIGLVRNGDRIRIDIPNRSINVLVSDEELAARRVEQDKLGWKPAQPRPRKVTAALKAYAKLVMSADKGAVRDLSLLD from the coding sequence ATGCCAGCTTACCGTTCCAAGACCTCCACTGCCGGCCGCAACATGGCCGGTGCACGCTCTTTGTGGCGCGCGACCGGCATGAAGGATGCTGACTTCAGCAAGCCCATCATCGCCGTAGTGAATTCGTTCACCCAGTTCGTGCCGGGCCACGTGCACCTCAAAGACTTGGGTCAATTGGTCGCGCGCGAGATCGAGGCTGCGGGCGGTGTTGCCAAAGAATTCAATACGATTGCCGTGGACGACGGTATCGCCATGGGCCATGACGGCATGTTGTATTCGCTGCCTAGTCGCGACATCATTGCGGACAGCGTGGAGTACATGGTTAACGCGCACTGCGCCGATGCCATGGTGTGTATCTCCAACTGCGACAAGATCACTCCCGGCATGTTGATGGCCGCCATGCGCCTGAACATTCCGGTGGTGTTTGTGTCCGGCGGCCCGATGGAGGCCGGCAAGGTCAAGTTGCTCAACCCCACGACCCAGAAAATAGAATTCCGAAAGCTCGACTTGGTCGATGCCATGGTCATGGCCGCAGACAACAAGGTCAGTGATGCGGATGTTGCAGAAGTCGAGCGCTCTGCCTGCCCCACTTGCGGCTCTTGCTCAGGCATGTTCACCGCCAACTCCATGAACTGCCTGACCGAAGCTTTGGGCTTGTCTTTGCCCGGTAACGGTACCGTGCTGGCGACCCACGCCGACCGCGAGCAATTGTTTAAGCGCGCGGGTCACCTGGTGGTGGAGCTCTGCAAGCGTTACTACGAAGAAGAGGACAGCAGCATCCTGCCGCGTTCTATGGGCTTCAAGGCCTTCGAGAACGCGATGGCGCTGGACATTGCCATGGGTGGCTCCACCAACACCATCTTGCACATTCTGGCCATTGCCCAGGAAGCCGAAATCGACTTCACCATGGCCGATATCGATCGCATGTCCAAGATCGTGCCGCAGCTGTGCAAAGTGGCTCCGAACACGGACAAGTACCACATTGAAGACGTGCACCGCGCAGGCGGCATCATGGGCATTCTGGGTGAGCTGGACCGCGCAGGCCGTTTGCACACCGACTTGGCCACTGTGCACAGCAAAACCATGAAGGACGCGCTCGACCAGTGGGATATTGCCCGCAACCCGTCGGACGCGGTCAAGACCTTTTACAAGGCTGGCCCCGGAGGCATTCCCACCCAGGTGGCGTTCAGCCAGGCCGCCCGTTGGCCGAGCCTCGACACCGACCGCGCTGCAGGCTGCATCCGCTCTGTGGAGCACGCCTTCAGCAAAGAAGGCGGTTTGGCGGTGTTGGTTGGCAATATTGCGCTCAACGGTTGTGTCGTCAAAACCGCGGGTGTGGATGACAGCTTGCTGGTGTTTGAAGGCCCTGCCCACGTGGTGGAGTCGCAAGACGAAGCGGTCGCCAATATTTTGGCCGACAAGGTGGTGGCGGGTGACGTCGTCATCGTGCGCTACGAAGGCCCCAAGGGCGGTCCCGGTATGCAGGAGATGCTGTACCCCACCAGCTATATCAAGTCCAAAGGCCTGGGCAAGGCCTGTGCGCTGTTGACCGATGGCCGCTTCTCCGGCGGTACCTCAGGTCTGTCCATCGGCCACGCTTCGCCTGAAGCGGCTGCGGGTGGTGCTATCGGCCTGGTTCGCAATGGCGACCGCATCCGCATCGACATCCCCAATCGCTCGATCAACGTGCTGGTGTCGGATGAAGAGTTGGCAGCCCGCCGCGTGGAGCAGGACAAGCTGGGCTGGAAGCCTGCCCAACCACGCCCCCGCAAGGTGACTGCTGCTCTCAAGGCCTACGCCAAGCTGGTCATGTCTGCGGACAAGGGCGCGGTGCGCGACCTCTCTTTGCTCGATTAA
- the lgt gene encoding prolipoprotein diacylglyceryl transferase — MLIHPQIDPIALQLGPVAVHWYGLTYLVAFGLFLFLGARRLRQPAFAAGQGAWSFKDIEDILFLGVMGVVLGGRIGYCLFYKPGYYASHPLEVLYVWQGGMSFHGGMLGVIGSMLWFAHSRKKSFWQVADLVAPCVPTGLASGRVGNFINGELWGRVADPSLPWGMVFRDGGPLPRHPSQIYQFLLEGLLLFVLLWWYASKPRKQGQVAAAFLLGYGMFRFIAEFFREPDAHLGLLSLGMSMGQWLCVPMILGGAALWLWADRRKA; from the coding sequence ATGCTGATTCATCCTCAAATTGACCCGATTGCGCTGCAATTGGGCCCGGTCGCTGTGCATTGGTACGGCCTGACCTACCTCGTCGCTTTCGGGCTGTTCCTGTTTTTGGGCGCGCGCAGGTTGCGTCAGCCTGCATTCGCGGCAGGGCAGGGTGCCTGGTCGTTCAAGGACATTGAGGACATTTTGTTCCTCGGTGTCATGGGCGTGGTGCTCGGTGGGCGCATAGGCTACTGCCTGTTCTACAAGCCGGGCTACTACGCCAGTCATCCGCTGGAAGTCTTGTACGTCTGGCAAGGCGGCATGAGTTTCCATGGTGGCATGCTTGGTGTGATCGGCTCCATGTTGTGGTTTGCCCATTCACGCAAAAAGTCGTTCTGGCAAGTCGCAGATCTGGTGGCTCCCTGTGTACCCACCGGGCTGGCCTCGGGGCGGGTCGGCAACTTCATTAACGGTGAGTTGTGGGGGCGGGTGGCGGACCCCTCGTTGCCATGGGGAATGGTGTTCCGCGATGGGGGGCCGCTGCCGCGCCATCCATCGCAGATTTATCAGTTCCTGCTGGAGGGGCTGCTGCTCTTCGTGTTGCTCTGGTGGTATGCCAGCAAGCCGCGCAAGCAAGGGCAGGTGGCGGCGGCGTTTTTGTTAGGCTATGGCATGTTCCGTTTCATTGCCGAGTTCTTTCGCGAGCCGGATGCCCACCTCGGTTTGCTAAGCCTGGGCATGAGCATGGGGCAGTGGCTCTGTGTGCCGATGATTCTGGGTGGCGCAGCTTTGTGGCTTTGGGCAGATCGCCGCAAAGCCTGA
- a CDS encoding GntR family transcriptional regulator — MRAVPNSLHDDVADRLRHRIFEGALPAGAYVDEVALCTEWSISRTPLREALKVLAAEGLIRHEPRRGSFVSEVTERDLDDIFPVIALLEGRCAFEAARKATAADLAALEALHLNLQAHAAAGRIPDYYATNYTIHEAIITLADNRWLAQSIADLRKILKLARLQQLRAPGRLEQSLSEHLAVFAAIRAGDAEAADAAMRNHLLRQREALRELAHYGKSRLLA, encoded by the coding sequence ATGCGTGCTGTTCCCAATTCCTTGCATGACGACGTAGCCGACCGGCTGCGGCATCGCATTTTTGAAGGGGCATTGCCGGCGGGCGCTTATGTGGATGAGGTTGCACTCTGCACCGAATGGTCCATCTCACGCACGCCCTTGCGGGAGGCGCTCAAGGTGCTGGCTGCCGAAGGGCTGATCCGCCACGAGCCGCGGCGCGGAAGTTTTGTCAGCGAGGTCACCGAGCGGGACCTGGACGATATTTTTCCGGTCATTGCCTTGCTGGAAGGCCGCTGCGCCTTCGAGGCGGCGCGCAAGGCCACAGCGGCAGACTTGGCAGCCCTCGAGGCACTGCACCTGAATTTGCAGGCGCATGCTGCGGCAGGGCGCATCCCCGACTACTACGCTACCAACTACACGATCCACGAGGCCATCATCACCCTTGCGGACAACCGGTGGCTGGCCCAGTCGATCGCGGATCTTCGAAAAATTCTCAAGCTCGCGCGCTTGCAGCAGTTGCGTGCTCCCGGGCGCTTGGAGCAAAGCCTTAGTGAGCACCTTGCTGTGTTTGCCGCCATCCGCGCAGGGGACGCAGAGGCCGCCGATGCAGCCATGCGCAACCACTTGCTGCGCCAGCGTGAAGCTTTGCGGGAATTGGCCCATTACGGAAAGAGCAGGTTATTGGCATGA
- a CDS encoding malonyl-CoA decarboxylase domain-containing protein: MTQDSWINRNVVRLLPRGFKQNVPSTPVSSAQDAPDLIVVKAASGVFKGRPQVRSTRERLQGTLRQSNEALSPRVLRRILQELQAVIDGRVSEVEGGRRAAALMAWYAGATPPRRLDMWLLMSEMFVADPVKAQAAQAQFAAALGTPDEAAAEVHYRRATVSPRRRLLQRFSADAAGIRFLVNLRAEMQSALKSDKRLQALDVEMEYMFSTWFDVGFLELRRISWDSPASLVEKLIKYEAVHDIKSWADVKNRLDSDRRCYGFFHPRLPDEPLIFVEVALVDALADCITPLLDESADAVDLNAATTAIFYSISNTQDGLRGVSFGDSLIKRVVETLKTEFPRLKTFATLSPIPGFRSWLQKNAAAQLERLDASAREELGRAVGFEPVTAAHFLAACETPLALKPTSAVRSMLMRCAAQYLGRETLHDKPLDPVARFHLGNGARVERLNWAGDPSGKGLKQSYGLMVNYLYDLQRLDKYREGLAHGRIPVASAVSTLYF, encoded by the coding sequence ATGACACAAGATTCCTGGATCAACCGCAACGTCGTGCGGCTACTGCCGCGGGGTTTTAAGCAAAATGTGCCTTCCACGCCCGTATCTAGTGCGCAAGATGCTCCTGATTTGATAGTGGTGAAGGCGGCATCCGGCGTTTTCAAAGGGCGTCCGCAGGTGCGCAGTACCCGTGAGCGTTTGCAGGGAACGCTGCGCCAAAGTAACGAGGCCCTGTCGCCCAGGGTGCTGCGTCGCATTTTGCAAGAGCTCCAGGCGGTGATTGATGGACGGGTGAGTGAGGTTGAAGGCGGGCGGCGGGCAGCGGCCCTGATGGCCTGGTATGCCGGCGCCACCCCGCCACGCCGCCTCGATATGTGGCTGCTGATGAGTGAAATGTTTGTGGCGGACCCGGTGAAAGCCCAAGCGGCGCAGGCACAGTTTGCTGCGGCGCTCGGCACCCCTGATGAAGCCGCCGCCGAAGTTCACTACCGCCGGGCCACGGTGTCGCCACGCCGGCGCTTGCTGCAGCGCTTCAGCGCCGATGCGGCCGGCATTCGCTTTCTGGTGAATCTGCGAGCGGAAATGCAGAGCGCATTGAAGTCCGACAAGCGGCTGCAGGCGCTGGATGTGGAGATGGAGTACATGTTCTCCACTTGGTTCGATGTGGGCTTTCTGGAGCTACGCCGCATCAGCTGGGACTCTCCGGCCTCCCTTGTCGAGAAACTTATCAAATACGAGGCGGTGCACGACATCAAGAGTTGGGCCGATGTGAAAAACCGGCTCGACTCTGACCGCCGGTGCTACGGCTTCTTTCATCCCCGCCTGCCCGATGAGCCGCTGATTTTTGTGGAAGTGGCTTTGGTGGATGCGCTGGCGGACTGCATCACCCCACTGCTGGACGAGTCTGCGGATGCGGTGGATTTGAATGCCGCTACCACGGCGATTTTTTACTCCATCAGCAACACGCAGGATGGCCTGCGGGGTGTCAGCTTTGGTGACTCGCTCATCAAGCGGGTGGTGGAGACACTGAAAACCGAGTTTCCGCGCCTCAAGACCTTTGCCACGCTGTCGCCGATTCCTGGCTTCAGAAGCTGGCTGCAAAAAAACGCGGCTGCGCAGTTGGAGCGGCTTGACGCCTCTGCGCGCGAAGAGCTGGGCCGCGCGGTAGGCTTTGAGCCGGTCACCGCGGCCCATTTTCTTGCGGCCTGCGAGACCCCTTTGGCGCTGAAGCCGACGTCGGCAGTGCGCTCCATGCTCATGCGCTGTGCCGCCCAGTACCTCGGCCGCGAAACGCTGCACGACAAGCCCCTGGACCCGGTCGCCCGCTTCCATTTGGGCAACGGTGCACGGGTGGAGCGCCTCAATTGGGCCGGTGACCCTTCGGGCAAGGGCCTGAAGCAGTCCTACGGGCTGATGGTCAATTACCTCTACGACCTGCAGCGGCTCGACAAATACCGGGAAGGCCTGGCCCATGGCCGGATTCCGGTGGCTAGTGCAGTGAGTACCTTGTATTTTTAG
- a CDS encoding Bug family tripartite tricarboxylate transporter substrate binding protein, with product MAHEQDFSTPDQACGTSRRRILGAGSALAAAWALAPAGALAQSKWPAKPVTLVVPFPAGGGTDAFARPMSAQFAKLTGTQLVIDNRGGAGGTLGAGIAAKAAPDGYTLFMGAVHHAIAPSMYPKLDYDIEKDFIPLALVANVPQVLVVNPKNVQGDFKAFLAQVKANPGKLNYGSAGGGTSHHLAGELFKQQTGTFITHIPYRGAGPALQDLMAGSVDMMFDGLGSSAAHIKGGRIKALMVSGSKRSPAFPDVPCAAELGLPNYTVTTWYGLWAPKGTPADIQARVVEEVNRISMADDIKISWANNGAEFGKLTSAQFGSFVSAEVKRWATVVKASGAKLD from the coding sequence ATGGCACATGAACAAGACTTTTCCACCCCCGACCAGGCTTGCGGCACCAGTCGCCGCCGTATTTTGGGCGCCGGCTCGGCCCTGGCGGCTGCATGGGCGCTGGCCCCTGCTGGCGCGCTGGCGCAGTCCAAGTGGCCGGCCAAGCCGGTGACGCTGGTGGTGCCGTTTCCGGCTGGTGGCGGCACCGATGCTTTTGCCCGCCCGATGTCGGCCCAGTTCGCCAAGCTCACAGGCACCCAGCTGGTGATTGACAACCGCGGCGGCGCCGGTGGCACTCTGGGGGCAGGTATCGCAGCCAAGGCTGCGCCCGATGGCTACACCTTGTTCATGGGTGCGGTGCACCACGCGATTGCCCCCAGCATGTACCCCAAGCTGGACTACGACATTGAAAAAGACTTCATCCCCTTGGCCTTGGTCGCCAACGTGCCGCAAGTGCTGGTGGTGAACCCCAAAAACGTGCAAGGCGACTTCAAGGCATTTCTGGCCCAGGTCAAGGCCAACCCGGGCAAACTCAACTACGGCTCCGCAGGTGGCGGCACCTCGCACCACTTGGCTGGTGAGCTGTTCAAACAGCAGACCGGCACCTTCATCACCCATATTCCTTACCGCGGGGCCGGCCCTGCGCTGCAAGACCTGATGGCGGGCAGTGTGGACATGATGTTCGATGGCCTGGGTTCTTCCGCTGCGCACATCAAAGGCGGGCGTATCAAGGCCCTCATGGTGTCCGGCAGCAAGCGCAGCCCGGCGTTTCCCGATGTGCCCTGTGCGGCCGAGTTGGGGCTGCCCAACTACACCGTGACCACCTGGTACGGGCTGTGGGCTCCCAAAGGCACACCGGCTGACATTCAGGCACGTGTGGTGGAAGAGGTGAACCGCATCTCCATGGCGGACGACATCAAAATCAGCTGGGCCAACAACGGCGCGGAGTTCGGCAAACTCACATCGGCGCAGTTCGGCAGCTTTGTGAGTGCCGAGGTCAAGCGCTGGGCCACGGTGGTCAAGGCCTCGGGCGCCAAACTCGACTAA
- a CDS encoding enoyl-CoA hydratase/isomerase family protein: MAGGIAIERDAYRTSGVWALTLTHTGKFNAMSRSMWAELKAVFEAVQADTRVRCVLLRGDQGHFCAGGDIAEYPGFRFDAAQLEHFHEREVWGGLQAVLDCDVPIIALIEGNCMGAGMEIASCCDLRLAADTARFGAPIARLGFPMAPREAALVGRVAGATVARAMLLAAEVFDAPAMLGHGFLTRVCTAAELGSAGQELAVRIAGLAPQAARLNKQTLRTLNEPVAPAEYAHIAPDLIANELRDPYAYADSAEHREGITAFLDKRKPVF, encoded by the coding sequence ATGGCAGGCGGGATTGCAATCGAGCGGGATGCCTACCGAACATCCGGTGTATGGGCCCTGACCCTCACCCACACCGGCAAATTCAACGCCATGTCCCGCAGTATGTGGGCGGAGTTGAAAGCAGTGTTCGAGGCGGTGCAGGCCGACACGCGCGTGCGCTGTGTGCTGCTGCGTGGCGACCAGGGCCACTTCTGTGCCGGCGGTGATATTGCCGAGTACCCCGGCTTCCGTTTCGATGCCGCCCAACTCGAGCACTTCCATGAGCGGGAGGTGTGGGGCGGTTTGCAGGCCGTGCTTGATTGCGACGTTCCCATCATCGCCCTGATCGAGGGCAACTGCATGGGGGCGGGCATGGAGATCGCCAGCTGTTGCGATCTGCGGCTGGCAGCCGACACCGCCCGCTTCGGCGCCCCGATTGCCCGCTTGGGATTTCCGATGGCGCCGCGCGAGGCCGCACTGGTGGGGCGGGTGGCCGGAGCCACCGTCGCCCGTGCCATGCTGCTGGCCGCCGAGGTGTTTGATGCCCCGGCCATGCTCGGGCATGGTTTTCTCACCCGCGTCTGCACGGCAGCAGAGCTGGGCAGTGCGGGCCAGGAGTTGGCCGTGCGCATCGCGGGGCTGGCCCCACAAGCAGCCCGCTTGAATAAGCAAACACTTCGTACGCTAAATGAGCCTGTAGCGCCCGCAGAATATGCGCATATAGCTCCTGATTTGATAGCAAATGAGCTGCGGGATCCCTACGCCTATGCTGACTCTGCAGAGCACCGCGAGGGCATCACGGCCTTTCTCGACAAGCGCAAGCCGGTGTTTTGA
- a CDS encoding malonate--CoA ligase, whose protein sequence is MSNNKTLAASDANLFTALRAAFPADMTRTAVETDSGLHYSWRDLDEATAMVANLFGFLDLAPGSRVAVQVDKSVEALVLYLATLRAGLVYLPLNTAYQSAEMEYFLGDAKPAVLVCAGRNFGWLSKMAFLAGTRHVFSLNDDRTGTLLERASHYPRTHTPVSRAPDDLAAIIYTSGTTGRSKGAMLSHGNLLSNAQVLQQHWDWKAGDVLIHALPIFHVHGLFVAIHGALINGSTMLWCAKFEPATTLRLMARATVFMGVPTLYVRLLAEAGLDAQSTRHMRLFISGSAPMLVDTHRQWQARTGHTILERYGMSETVMLTSNPCKAADGERMVGTVGRPLPGVQLRVRDEAGQPMPTGETGGIEVKGANVFQGYWQMPEKTAQEFTADGFFKTGDVGFVDAKGYVTIVGRSKDLIISGGYNVYPAEIEGYINNLPGVEESAVVGVPDADFGEVGVAVVVPLKGHTLDGPAMVTTLKGMLANFKVPKRCVIVDALPRNAMGKVQKNLLREQYKKS, encoded by the coding sequence ATGAGCAATAACAAAACCCTTGCGGCATCTGACGCGAATCTGTTCACCGCATTGCGCGCAGCTTTCCCGGCCGACATGACCCGCACTGCGGTAGAGACCGATAGCGGTTTACACTACTCCTGGCGCGACCTCGACGAGGCCACTGCCATGGTGGCCAACCTGTTCGGCTTTCTAGACTTGGCACCCGGCAGCCGGGTGGCGGTACAGGTGGACAAGTCGGTAGAGGCCCTGGTCTTGTATCTCGCGACGTTGCGTGCCGGGCTGGTGTACCTGCCGCTGAACACCGCCTACCAAAGCGCGGAAATGGAATATTTCTTGGGCGATGCCAAACCCGCGGTGCTGGTGTGCGCCGGCCGCAATTTCGGCTGGCTCAGCAAGATGGCTTTTCTGGCCGGCACCCGGCATGTGTTTTCGCTCAATGACGATCGCACCGGAACGCTTCTGGAGCGCGCTTCGCACTACCCGCGCACCCATACACCGGTGTCGCGCGCCCCGGACGATCTGGCCGCCATCATCTACACCAGTGGCACCACCGGCCGCAGCAAGGGCGCAATGCTGAGCCATGGCAACCTGCTCAGCAATGCGCAGGTGCTGCAGCAACACTGGGACTGGAAGGCCGGCGACGTGCTGATCCATGCGCTCCCGATATTCCATGTGCATGGATTGTTCGTGGCCATCCACGGTGCGCTCATCAACGGCAGCACCATGCTCTGGTGCGCCAAGTTCGAGCCTGCTACTACCTTGCGGCTCATGGCGCGGGCGACTGTGTTCATGGGCGTGCCCACCCTGTATGTGCGCTTGCTGGCCGAGGCAGGGCTGGACGCCCAGTCCACCCGCCACATGCGCCTGTTTATCTCGGGCTCTGCACCCATGCTGGTCGACACGCACCGCCAATGGCAGGCGCGCACCGGGCACACGATTCTGGAGCGCTACGGCATGTCAGAGACCGTGATGCTGACCTCTAACCCGTGCAAAGCCGCAGACGGTGAGCGGATGGTGGGCACCGTGGGCCGGCCCTTGCCCGGCGTGCAGTTGCGGGTGCGGGATGAGGCAGGGCAGCCTATGCCCACCGGAGAGACCGGCGGCATCGAGGTCAAGGGCGCCAACGTGTTTCAGGGTTACTGGCAAATGCCTGAGAAAACGGCCCAGGAGTTCACTGCAGACGGCTTCTTCAAAACCGGCGACGTGGGCTTTGTGGATGCCAAGGGCTATGTCACCATCGTCGGGCGGAGCAAAGACTTGATCATCAGTGGGGGCTACAACGTCTACCCGGCCGAGATCGAGGGCTACATCAACAACCTGCCCGGCGTAGAGGAGAGCGCAGTTGTGGGCGTGCCGGATGCCGATTTCGGCGAAGTGGGCGTGGCCGTGGTGGTGCCGCTCAAAGGGCACACCCTGGACGGCCCTGCCATGGTCACCACGCTCAAAGGCATGCTGGCCAACTTCAAGGTGCCCAAGCGCTGTGTGATCGTGGATGCGCTCCCGCGCAACGCCATGGGCAAAGTCCAAAAGAATCTTTTGCGTGAGCAGTACAAAAAATCATAA